From the genome of Eucalyptus grandis isolate ANBG69807.140 chromosome 2, ASM1654582v1, whole genome shotgun sequence, one region includes:
- the LOC104434142 gene encoding B3 domain-containing transcription repressor VAL1, giving the protein MGSSICMNESCGTPCPEWTTGWPLRSGGLARLCLQCGSAYEKSSYCDCFHQEESGWRDCRFCGKRLHCGCIASRSLVEFVDCGGVMCISCSKNRTHPKVSHIASVNSASVLRCESRKRKEKLMQLFMSNEPKILPQAPRDDIRASYGEVQQETRHFSGEAAIGFSHGMTDPTVGSRKLTKLEDSRFLLKLKDTHRSLPHPSLNISLGSPGVSSHIAPPFSGRVGEGSQTVGPPSLLQGRSRPILPKLPKSAIAGPETIKIPHVRVARPPAEGRGKNQLLPRYWPKITDQELQQLSGDLNSTIVPLFEKVLSASDAGRIGRLVLPKACAEAYFPAIAQSEGIPVPIRDVKGNEWTFQFRFWPNNNSRMYVLEGVTPCIQSMQLRAGDTVIFSKIDPGGKLIMGFRKASNSNDPQDNQVPIVPNGDLSREGSFQPFMGTLPIVEDYTNLFRTASGIKDPRSNPSSELLSNNDGDTRCNKMEDDVGRTCEDPAQQASPIPEKKRTRNIGSKSRRMLIHNEDVLELRLTWEEAQDLLRPPPCVKPSIVTVEGHIFEEYDEPPVFGKRTIFVSQLSGGTEQWAQCDDCSKWRKLPMDAHLPPGWICSDNIWDSERRNCSAPDELSPEELESLLRVNKDVKRQRVDEDHRNETDGETSGLDALASAAVLGESMDDPGEPSSGVTTKHPRHRPGCTCIVCIQPPSGKGKHKPTCTCNVCMMVKRRFKTLMSRKKKRQSDQDSETIQKDLIHYGHELGTDGTLVNASSEINHEENVISQNKKTEVADNSNGHIDLNCHPDHEHVQLEGERRSIMGFTQETKNLSGNDSTHDVISTLQCERLASTSSGLFGQTVEEKGKRLSNGECLQSILHETNDAGEEGVGRGS; this is encoded by the exons ATGGGGTCCTCGATTTGCATGAACGAATCGTGCGGGACTCCCTGTCCCGAGTGGACCACGGGCTGGCCTCTCCGATCTGGCGGCCTCGCTCGTCTCTGCCTCCAGTGCGG GTCTGCCTATGAGAAGTCCTCGTACTGCGATTGTTTTCACCAGGAGGAATCTGGCTGGAGGGATTGCAGATTTTGCGGCAAg CGCCTCCACTGTGGATGCATTGCCTCGCGTTCTTTGGTTGAGTTCGTGGACTGTGGAGGTGTCATGTGCATTAGTTGTTCAAAGAACCGAACTCATCCA AAAGTGTCACATATAGCATCTGTAAATAGTGCATCTGTACTGCGATGTGAATCC aggaagagaaaggagaagctGATGCAGTTATTCATGTCCAATGAACCCAAAATTTTGCCTCAAGCTCCTAGAGATGATATCCGTGCTTCTTATGGGGAAGTACAACAAGAGACAAGACATTTCAGTGGGGAAGCTGCTATTGGTTTTTCACATGGGATGACTGACCCCACAGTCGGATCACGTAAATTGACGAAATTGGAGGACAGCAGATTCTTGCTGAAATTGAAGGATACGCACAGATCTCTTCCACATCCATCTCTGAATATCAGTTTGGGATCCCCAGGTGTAAGTTCACATATTGCACCACCTTTCTCTGGTAGGGTTGGGGAAGGAAGTCAGACTGTGGGGCCTCCTTCCCTCCTGCAAGGGAGGTCTCGTCCAATCTTGCCAAAACTTCCTAAAAGTGCCATAGCAGGTCCGGAGACAATTAAAATTCCTCATGTGCGTGTTGCAAGGCCACCCGCTGAGGGGCGGGGAAAGAATCAATTACTCCCTCGATACTGGCCGAAAATCACTGACCAGGAGCTGCAGCAATTGTCTGGAGA TTTGAACTCTACCATCGTACCCCTTTTTGAGAAGGTTCTTAGCGCGAGTGATGCTGGTCGAATTGGTCGTCTGGTCTTGCCAAAAGCTTGTGCTGAA GCATACTTTCCTGCTATAGCTCAATCAGAAGGTATTCCAGTGCCAATTCGAGATGTAAAGGGGAATGAATGGACTTTTCAGTTTAGATTTTGGCCCAATAATAATAGCAGAATGTATGTTTTGGAGGGTGTTACGCCTTGCATACAATCTATGCAGCTCAGAGCTGGTGATACAG TAATATTTAGTAAGATCGATCCCGGAGGCAAGCTCATTATGGGTTTTCGCAAGGCATCAAACTCTAATGATCCGCAG GACAACCAAGTACCTATAGTCCCTAATGGGGATTTATCCAGGGAAGGTTCCTTCCAGCCCTTCATGGGGACTCTACCCATAGTTGAAGATTACACTAATCTTTTCCGGACTGCAAGTGGAATCAAGGATCCTCGCTCGAATCCTTCGTCTGAGCTTCTCAGTAATAATGATGGTGACACCCGTTGCAACAAGATGGAGGACGATGTGGGCAGGACTTGTGAAGATCCGGCCCAACAAGCATCGCCGATTCccgaaaagaaaaggactcGCAACATAGGGTCTAAAAGCAGGAGAATGCTAATACATAATGAAGATGTTCTGGAGCTTAGACTTACATGGGAAGAGGCTCAAGATTTGCTACGACCCCCACCATGCGTAAAACCAAGCATTGTTACTGTTGAGGGACACATTTTTGAAGAATATGAT GAACCCCCAGTATTTGGAAAGAGGACTATATTTGTAAGCCAGCTTTCTGG GGGAACCGAACAGTGGGCTCAGTGTGATGACTGCTCCAAATGGCGAAAGTTGCCTATGGATGCTCATCTTCCTCCAGGATGGATATGTTCAGACAATATCTGGGACTCTGAAAG GAGAAATTGTTCAGCACCAGATGAGTTGAGCCCAGAGGAGCTGGAGAGTCTTCTCAGAGTGAACAAAG ATGTTAAAAGACAAAGGGTTGATGAGGACCATAGGAACGAGACGGATGGTGAAACTTCTGGCTTGGATGCTTTAGCTAGTGCTGCTGTTCTTGGTGAAAGCATGGACGACCCAGGTGAGCCATCGAGTGGGGTCACCACAAAACACCCTCGTCACCGTCCAGGTTGCACGTGCATCGTGTGCATCCAACCCCCCAGTGGAAAGGGTAAGCACAAGCCCACATGTACCTGCAATGTTTGCATGATGGTGAAGCGCCGCTTCAAAACTCTGATGTCACGGAAAAAGAAACGCCAATCAGATCAGGATTCGGAAACTATACAGAAGGACCTGATTCATTATGGTCATGAATTAGGAACTGATGGAACTTTAGTGAATGCTTCATCGGAGATAAATCATGAAGAGAATGTAATCAGtcagaataaaaaaacagaggtAGCAGATAACAGCAATGGCCATATTGACCTGAACTGCCACCCCGACCATGAGCATGTGCAGCTTGAGGGAGAAAGACGCAGCATCATGGGGTTTACTCAGGAAACTAAGAATCTTTCAGGGAATGATTCAACCCACGATGTGATTTCCACCTTGCAATGCGAGCGTCTAGCCAGCACAAGCTCCGGTTTGTTTGGACAGACCGTTGAAGAGAAGGGGAAACGACTGTCTAATGGAGAGTGCCTTCAGTCCATTTTACATGAAACTAATGATGCAGGCGAAGAAGGGGTAGGCCGGGGCTCTTAA
- the LOC104434140 gene encoding uncharacterized protein LOC104434140 isoform X1 — translation MPTKVHEAGTQFGDQGKALLPMNEVDNHVSNDQKKEIGHNTGIMYEPRTSVLDLLHDDPSDRNLEISPANEDHVAFSVNGLGRVGTETPAHSPPQVDRTFSYGCASPLKHSGWSDMSENQDHALDDLDFEAVRCLKSMMKSFNVPNRRHSLRNSMGIGDWYGNLEANTCAWDKSNHHWGDSSIMTSSGHKDVWEASSSSLNYNYFLGGDYDISWEKRPFKVGDLCDDFATYENYDLSEQDFDQVRLLKKRVIAEAGVIRSETLVSPPLSEQRGSEEAYRCSIVAKDPRESSSFQSSSSEESCSSTTGYRFL, via the exons ATGCCTACCAAAGTTCACGAAGCAG GTACTCAATTTGGCGATCAAGGCAAGGCTCTTCTTCCAATGAATGAAGTCGACAATCA TGTCTCAAATGATCAAAAGAAGGAGATTGGTCATAACACAGGAATAATGTATGAGCCAC GTACATCTGTCCTTGATTTGCTTCATGATGATCCTTCTGACAGAAATTTGGAAATTAGTCCAGCAAATGAAGATCATGTTGCCTTTTCAGTAAACG GCTTAGGTAGAGTGGGAACAGAAACACCAGCACATTCACCACCGCAAGTTGACAG AACATTTTCCTATGGTTGCGCATCACCCTTAAAACATTCAGGCTGGTCAGACATGTCGGAGAACCAAGATCATGCATTGGATGACCTTGATTTTGAAGCAGTGAGATGCTTG AAGTCTATGATGAAATCTTTTAATGTGCCCAATCGTCGGCATTCTTTGAGGAACTCAATGGGTATAGGGGATTGGTATGGAAATCTGGAAGCAAACACCTGTGCCTGGGATAAGTCGAATCATCACTGGGGGGATAGTAGCATAATGACATCATCTGGTCACAAAGATGTATGGGAAG CAAGCTCTAGTTCTCTTAATTACAACTATTTTCTCGGGGGAGATTATGACATCTCTTGGGAAAAACGTCCTTTCAAAGTGGGTGATCTATGTGATGATTTCGCCacatatgaaaattatgacTTATCAGAGCAAGATTTTGATCAAGTCCGTTTGCTTAAGAAAAG GGTCATTGCTGAAGCTGGAGTCATCAGAAGCGAAACTTTAG TGTCTCCCCCATTATCTGAACAGCGTGGTTCAGAAGAAGCATATCGGTGTAGCATCGTCGCGAAGGATCCAAGAGAGAGTTCAAGCTTTCAAAG TTCCAGCAGTGAAGAGTCATGCTCCTCCACTACAGGTTATCGTTTCTTGTGA
- the LOC104434140 gene encoding uncharacterized protein LOC104434140 isoform X3, with protein MPTKVHEAGTQFGDQGKALLPMNEVDNHVSNDQKKEIGHNTGIMYEPRTSVLDLLHDDPSDRNLEISPANEDHVAFSVNGLGRVGTETPAHSPPQVDRTFSYGCASPLKHSGWSDMSENQDHALDDLDFEAVRCLKSMMKSFNVPNRRHSLRNSMGIGDWYGNLEANTCAWDKSNHHWGDSSIMTSSGHKDQALVLLITTIFSGEIMTSLGKNVLSKWVIYVMISPHMKIMTYQSKILIKSVCLRKGSLLKLESSEAKL; from the exons ATGCCTACCAAAGTTCACGAAGCAG GTACTCAATTTGGCGATCAAGGCAAGGCTCTTCTTCCAATGAATGAAGTCGACAATCA TGTCTCAAATGATCAAAAGAAGGAGATTGGTCATAACACAGGAATAATGTATGAGCCAC GTACATCTGTCCTTGATTTGCTTCATGATGATCCTTCTGACAGAAATTTGGAAATTAGTCCAGCAAATGAAGATCATGTTGCCTTTTCAGTAAACG GCTTAGGTAGAGTGGGAACAGAAACACCAGCACATTCACCACCGCAAGTTGACAG AACATTTTCCTATGGTTGCGCATCACCCTTAAAACATTCAGGCTGGTCAGACATGTCGGAGAACCAAGATCATGCATTGGATGACCTTGATTTTGAAGCAGTGAGATGCTTG AAGTCTATGATGAAATCTTTTAATGTGCCCAATCGTCGGCATTCTTTGAGGAACTCAATGGGTATAGGGGATTGGTATGGAAATCTGGAAGCAAACACCTGTGCCTGGGATAAGTCGAATCATCACTGGGGGGATAGTAGCATAATGACATCATCTGGTCACAAAGAT CAAGCTCTAGTTCTCTTAATTACAACTATTTTCTCGGGGGAGATTATGACATCTCTTGGGAAAAACGTCCTTTCAAAGTGGGTGATCTATGTGATGATTTCGCCacatatgaaaattatgacTTATCAGAGCAAGATTTTGATCAAGTCCGTTTGCTTAAGAAAAG GGTCATTGCTGAAGCTGGAGTCATCAGAAGCGAAACTTTAG
- the LOC104434140 gene encoding uncharacterized protein LOC104434140 isoform X2, whose translation MPTKVHEAGTQFGDQGKALLPMNEVDNHVSNDQKKEIGHNTGIMYEPRTSVLDLLHDDPSDRNLEISPANEDHVAFSVNGLGRVGTETPAHSPPQVDRTFSYGCASPLKHSGWSDMSENQDHALDDLDFEAVRCLKSMMKSFNVPNRRHSLRNSMGIGDWYGNLEANTCAWDKSNHHWGDSSIMTSSGHKDVWEASSSSLNYNYFLGGDYDISWEKRPFKVGDLCDDFATYENYDLSEQDFDQVRLLKKRVIAEAGVIRSETLVSPPLSEQRGSEEAYRCSIVAKDPRESSSFQSSEESCSSTTGYRFL comes from the exons ATGCCTACCAAAGTTCACGAAGCAG GTACTCAATTTGGCGATCAAGGCAAGGCTCTTCTTCCAATGAATGAAGTCGACAATCA TGTCTCAAATGATCAAAAGAAGGAGATTGGTCATAACACAGGAATAATGTATGAGCCAC GTACATCTGTCCTTGATTTGCTTCATGATGATCCTTCTGACAGAAATTTGGAAATTAGTCCAGCAAATGAAGATCATGTTGCCTTTTCAGTAAACG GCTTAGGTAGAGTGGGAACAGAAACACCAGCACATTCACCACCGCAAGTTGACAG AACATTTTCCTATGGTTGCGCATCACCCTTAAAACATTCAGGCTGGTCAGACATGTCGGAGAACCAAGATCATGCATTGGATGACCTTGATTTTGAAGCAGTGAGATGCTTG AAGTCTATGATGAAATCTTTTAATGTGCCCAATCGTCGGCATTCTTTGAGGAACTCAATGGGTATAGGGGATTGGTATGGAAATCTGGAAGCAAACACCTGTGCCTGGGATAAGTCGAATCATCACTGGGGGGATAGTAGCATAATGACATCATCTGGTCACAAAGATGTATGGGAAG CAAGCTCTAGTTCTCTTAATTACAACTATTTTCTCGGGGGAGATTATGACATCTCTTGGGAAAAACGTCCTTTCAAAGTGGGTGATCTATGTGATGATTTCGCCacatatgaaaattatgacTTATCAGAGCAAGATTTTGATCAAGTCCGTTTGCTTAAGAAAAG GGTCATTGCTGAAGCTGGAGTCATCAGAAGCGAAACTTTAG TGTCTCCCCCATTATCTGAACAGCGTGGTTCAGAAGAAGCATATCGGTGTAGCATCGTCGCGAAGGATCCAAGAGAGAGTTCAAGCTTTCAAAG CAGTGAAGAGTCATGCTCCTCCACTACAGGTTATCGTTTCTTGTGA